The following is a genomic window from Aquificaceae bacterium.
TACCTAATTCCATACTCATACCCCTTGATGAGCTTAGATACGCCTATAAGGACCTTCCTAAGGATAAAACCTACATAGTCTACTGCAGGAGCGGTGAAAGAAGTGCCTTTGCGGTATACTTTCTTAGGCACATGGGCTACGAAGCCTACAACCTCTCAGGGGGGATAATCCTTTGGCCCTACGAGAAGGAGTCTGGACCTCCTAAATGAAAAGACTAATACCATTCCTTTTCCTTTTAGTAGGCTGTGGCATCAAGGCAAACCCAGAAGTGCTAAAGGCTCCAGAGGTTGAGATTAGAAGGATAGGACAAAAGGTTTATGTAAGAAGTCTTTCTGGAGAGGTGCAAATAAAGGGCTTTGAAAGACAAGGCGATTACTGGGTAAGAGAAGAAGAAAGACCCTTCTGCTTTGTAGTGGAAAGGATTGGAGAATCTTCAAAGAAGTTTTGCGTGGGTGGTGCTCTTGAAGAAAAGCCTTCTTTGAAAATATCAGAGGGCGAAGCCTTTGTAGAGGTTTACCCTTCTAACTTTGAAGCCTACAGGCTATACAACCTCAGAGATAGCTCCCTGTCCCTTGAGAATGCCAAAACCTTTAGAGAATCCATAAGGTTAGAAAGAGACTACTGGGAGAGGTGTTATGCCATTACAGGCATTAGGGGAAATATGGAAAGCCAACCTGTGGAATTTTGTGTAAAGCCAAAACCACCACCCACCGTGCCTGAGGTTGAAGGGCTTGAGCTAAGAGAGGGAAAAGAGGCTCTATATCTTGTATGGTTTTACGAACAGGACTACAGAGAATTTGTTATATATAGAAACGGCGAAGAGATAGGAAGGACCACAGGCTTTGCCTTTGAAACGGAACTTCCAAAGGGGAAAACAACCTTTACGGTAAAGGTGGTCAGTCCCCTTGGTTTTGAAAGCAAGGGAAGGTCTGTAGATTATAGCCCGTAGTATGCGGCGATTGCGGCGGATATGGCAAGTGCAAGGCTTTCTGGGTCTTCTTCACCTTCTATCTCAAAATCGTATGTAGGCAATTTTTCCTCTAAGAACCTTATACCAAAAGTGCCAGATATAAAGTCTGGGTCTCTTATTATCTCCCTATGTAGGGGTATGTTGGTGGGAACTCCTCTCACAATAAACTCATCTATAGCCCTTCTTGCCCTTGCCAACACCCTATCCCAAGTGAGAGCCCAAACGCTCATCTTGGCTATCATGGAATCATAGTAAGGTGGTATCACATAGTCTTTATAGACGCCAGAGTCCATTCTTACACCAGGACCACCCGGTGAGTAGTAGGCGGTTATCCTACCGGGAGCGGGTGCAAAACCCCTCTTTGGGTCTTCCGCATTTATCCTAAACTCAATGGCATACCCTCTAAAGGTAATATCGCTCTGCGTAAAAGGCAGTGGCTCGCCCATAGCAATCCTTATCATGGTTTCCACTATGTCTATGCCCGTTACCATTTCTGTGATGGTATGCTCCACCTGAAGACGAGTGTTCATCTCTATAAAGTAAAACTCCCCACTTTTTAGGTCCACCAAAAACTCTAAGGTCCCTGCACTATAGTAGCCCACCTGCATCATAGCCTTTACGCTAAGCCCCAGCATTTTCTGTCTTATATCCTGTGGAAGCACAGGACATGGAGTAATCTCAATTATCTTCTGATGTTTTCTTTGCACAGAACAGTCCCTCTCGCCCAAGTGAACCACATTACCATACATGTCCCCCAAGATTTGAACTTCTATATGCTTGGGGTTGTCTAAATACTTCTCCACAAAAAGGTCTCCTTTTCCAAAAAAGGTTTCCGCCTCTCTGTAGGCAGATTCAAAAAGCCTTGGCAGGTCTTCAAAGCTGTGCACCACCCTCATACCCCTACCACCACCACCGTAGGCGGATTTAAGGATTACAGGAAGACCTATCTCCTTTGCATAATGCATGGCATCTTCGTAGTTTCTTAGAGGCTCCGGAGACCCAGGTATGGTGGGAATGCCAAGCTTTTGCATAGCCTGTTTTGCCTTTACCTTGTCTCCAAAGAGCTCAATATGCTCTGGAGAAGGTCCTATGAAGGTTATGCCCTTTTTCTTGCAATAACGAGCAAAGTCTGCGTTCTCCGCAAGAAAACCATAGCCCGGATGTATGGCATCCGCACCTATAGACTTGGCAAGGTCTACTATTCTCGCGTAGTCAAGATAGGCTCTTATAGGGTCGCCGGGTATTAGGTAAGCCTCATCCGCCTTTTTCACATAAAGGGATTTAGTATCCGCCTCTGAGTATATGGCAACAGTCTTTATACCAAGCTCCTCACACGCCCTTATTATTCTAAGAGCCACCTCTCCCCTGTTAGCAACAAGAACTTTCCTAAACATGCTATAAATTTTAAACCATGACGCTTTTGGTGAAGAAGCTAAAAGGCATCTTGAGAAAACTCGGGAAGGAGATAGAAAAGTCTACAAATAAGAGCCTTTCACTTTTACTTTTTGGTTCTTATGCAAGAGGAGATTTTCACTCAGGTTCGGATGTGGATGTTTTTGTTATAGTTCCAGAAAATTGGACGGATATTGATAAACAAAAGGCGATGGAAATCATCACCAAATACAACAACCTATATAACACACTCATAAGTCCTATCTTTGTGAAAGAAAACCAGTTAAAAGACCTTACAATAAGACCAATAATACGCATATACGGAGAAGTAAGGGTGGAGGAAAAGGAGAGATTTTCAGAAAGTAGTAAGTTAAAGTATGCAGATATGCATTTATCCAAAGCCCAAAGACATCTGCAAAGAGCAAAACAGCTTTTTGAAATTGGAATGTATCCACCTGCAGTTCATGAAGCCTACTATTCAGTCTTTCACTCTTCTAAAGCCTATCTATTTCTCTTGGGAGAAGACCCTCAAACACATAAAGGCGTGAGGCAATTGATGAATCCGTATCTTTTTAAAGAAAAGAAGTATGTTAGCCTTTCAAAGATATACGACCAAGCGATGTATATGAGGCAAAGGGCAGACTACGATGTTATAGGAGACTTCATTGATAGAGAGGAGTGTGAAAAACTTTTAAAAGATGTGGAAATTTATGTGAGGCAGTTAGAGAAAATTATCCAAAATCTCATAGAAAAGGTTTAACTATTCAAGTTTTTCAATAATAAAGCTCTGGTTAGTGTATATACAAATCTCACCTGCTATCTTGAGAGATTCTCTGACTATATCCTCTGCGGACATATCTGTGTTTCTGTAAAGAGCCAAGGCGGAAGCCCTTGCATAGTCTCCACCAGAACCTATGGCAAGCACGGGTTCGTCTGGCTCTATTACATCTCCGTTGCCAGAGAGAAGCAACATACGTTCTTTATCCGCTACAAGCAAAAGAGCCTCAAGCCTTCTTAGACTTCTATCCATCCTCCAATCCTTTGCAAGCTCCACACAGGCTCTAAGAAGGTTTCCTCTAAACTCTTCCAATTTCCCTTCAAGCCTTTCCATAAGGGCAAGTCCATCCGCCGCAGAACCAGCAAATCCTACCAGAACGCTATCTTTGTAAAGTTTCCTTATTTTCCTCGCGCTGTGCTTTATCACAGAAGACCCAAGAGTCACTTGCCCATCACCACCCATAACCGTTATATGATTTCTCCTCACCGCAAGTATGGTGGTTGACCTAATGCCTTTCATTGCTATA
Proteins encoded in this region:
- a CDS encoding rhodanese-like domain-containing protein, whose protein sequence is MFQVPEVGPQEAKEMLQRDNVVLLDVRTPQEHVQLRIPNSILIPLDELRYAYKDLPKDKTYIVYCRSGERSAFAVYFLRHMGYEAYNLSGGIILWPYEKESGPPK
- a CDS encoding acetyl-CoA carboxylase biotin carboxylase subunit, with the protein product MFRKVLVANRGEVALRIIRACEELGIKTVAIYSEADTKSLYVKKADEAYLIPGDPIRAYLDYARIVDLAKSIGADAIHPGYGFLAENADFARYCKKKGITFIGPSPEHIELFGDKVKAKQAMQKLGIPTIPGSPEPLRNYEDAMHYAKEIGLPVILKSAYGGGGRGMRVVHSFEDLPRLFESAYREAETFFGKGDLFVEKYLDNPKHIEVQILGDMYGNVVHLGERDCSVQRKHQKIIEITPCPVLPQDIRQKMLGLSVKAMMQVGYYSAGTLEFLVDLKSGEFYFIEMNTRLQVEHTITEMVTGIDIVETMIRIAMGEPLPFTQSDITFRGYAIEFRINAEDPKRGFAPAPGRITAYYSPGGPGVRMDSGVYKDYVIPPYYDSMIAKMSVWALTWDRVLARARRAIDEFIVRGVPTNIPLHREIIRDPDFISGTFGIRFLEEKLPTYDFEIEGEEDPESLALAISAAIAAYYGL
- a CDS encoding HEPN domain-containing protein, giving the protein MTLLVKKLKGILRKLGKEIEKSTNKSLSLLLFGSYARGDFHSGSDVDVFVIVPENWTDIDKQKAMEIITKYNNLYNTLISPIFVKENQLKDLTIRPIIRIYGEVRVEEKERFSESSKLKYADMHLSKAQRHLQRAKQLFEIGMYPPAVHEAYYSVFHSSKAYLFLLGEDPQTHKGVRQLMNPYLFKEKKYVSLSKIYDQAMYMRQRADYDVIGDFIDREECEKLLKDVEIYVRQLEKIIQNLIEKV
- the hslV gene encoding ATP-dependent protease subunit HslV — translated: MKGIRSTTILAVRRNHITVMGGDGQVTLGSSVIKHSARKIRKLYKDSVLVGFAGSAADGLALMERLEGKLEEFRGNLLRACVELAKDWRMDRSLRRLEALLLVADKERMLLLSGNGDVIEPDEPVLAIGSGGDYARASALALYRNTDMSAEDIVRESLKIAGEICIYTNQSFIIEKLE